The stretch of DNA CATTCTGCTAGTCTTTAGAAGGACAAAGGACAGGGAGTTAGTTGGACATTTGCCCTTCTAAACCGCAGCAGGAATGGTACCACAGCAACACATAACACCAGCATTTCCATCAAACAGCAATTAGGTCCTCTCTGTGGTCTCACCTTTTCACCACCCAGTTACCCTGCACCAACagcgccacctgctggatgCAGCGCATCACTGCGACCGAGTCAGTCCCAGACGCCAGGAGACCCATCAGGTTGGCAAACGGCATCACCTTGACTACAGACGAGAAGggatgggagagaaagggagagagaggaaggaagaggggggggggtgagtaaaataaaatgtaacaagTTGTAAACAAACTGGTAAGAGTAAATGTCTGTGTGGGTCCTGGGTGATGTTCACACGTACCGTTCTTCATGAGGGTCTTCACCTGGTCGCCCAGAGGAAGGGTCCGCAGCTGAGCCATGGACAGGACGTTACTGGGGCCTACCGGCTtcactctggggggggggggggggggatagagaaaagagagagacggggaggaagagaaaaggaaggaaggacagagagagagagagaaagaaagagggataaCGTTTATATGTACTTCCGAttgtttaaaaataacaaaacacacattttacGAAATCTTAACCAATCAGAGGAGAGTCGACTCACATCTTCTCCTCTGCCAGGGGGGGCATGAGCATAGCCAGGTATTCCCTGAGAGAGCACACCAGAGAAGAACAGTTTCCTTGTATTAAACACAGGAGGAGTGCAGGCAGAGCCGACCACATGGACACGTTAGAACTCTTATGTGGGCGGACTTACTTGGATGTTTTAACCAGTTCTGTGTTTTCAGAACCTCCCATGGACTGACAGTACAGATACTGTCTTTCATGATCTGATCGCccgtcctgaacacacacacacacagattaaaaTCTTGGCTCTCGGCATCCATGCCTGTCCGATTCTCTCTCCCAGGAGAGCGAGATCGCCCACTGGTACACTATTTTAACTGCAGATCACGAGGTTGCAGGATCTAATCCCCCCCGTGTACGTCTCTTTGTATGAAAGCTAACTCAACACATGGTGCCAAGCAGAGCCAGGGTGAGGGGCGCCCCCTACCGTGACGCCGTGGTAGTGCAGGTGTACCCATGgctcctctgcctgcttctTCTGGAGGAACTCATAAGACTGGATCCTCCGCTGGCGTGCCTGCTCCGACTCAGGACGAGAGAACCtcacctggagggggagagggagagagggggggagagaggggaaggggggggggagtgtgagcgagtgagggagggggtgagtttGAGGGAGTGATGGTTGTAAAAGTATCTCACAGTGACGGCCTTGACATCTTCCTCTGCTTCATCCTGAGAAGAGTCTCCACCTGTGGAAAAACAAGAAAGAACATCATAGCTGTTCTCAAACTATTACCTCCAGGGTTCCATGTTCTTCCATACAGGGTTCCATTTTCTTCCGTACAGGGTTCCATGTTCTCCCATACAGGATTCCATGTTCTCCCATACAGGGTTCCATGTTCTCCCATACAGGATTCCATGTTCTCCCATACAGGGTTCCATGTTCTCCCATACAGGGCTGAATGGTGTTAAGGTGTGAGCTCCATTACTCTCCATCTTTTGCACATCAAGCacactcccttcctccacctctgtttgcagtctccctccctccccctctgtttgcagtctcactccctccctccccctctgtttgcagtctcactccctccctccccctctgtttgcagtctccctccctccctccacctctgtttgcagtctccctcccttcccctcaccttCGTTggccgcctccctctccctgtgcttgctgtcagcCTTGTCCAGGTAGCTGAAGCTGGGCCTCATCTGGAGGATTCCCTGCAGAGGCGTGATGTGCAGCTCCCCTGGTGACATCGTACAAAAGCgccagtgacatcatcagaaAGTGACAGCGACATCTTCAGAAGCtaaataaacaacaacattttTTAGAAGAACCCAAGACTGTGGTCTAAACAGCAGACAACCGGacagcacttcctgtctgggtcacatgaccccagGCTACCTTTGCGGAAGACAGCAGCCGCGTAGCGCGACGTGTTGGTGGTGGCCTGGATCGACGTGAACATCTGCTTGTCCATCATCTTCCTGCACGGAAGACGACAAGATACCATTTGTGAAAACAAGATCCCCAATGGGCGTCATTTAACCATGTCGGataaccagctagctagcaagccagccagctagctagcaaaggAAAGCTCTGCTACTGGATGTACTTACCCAGAGTAGGTGTTGGTCTCCTCGTAGTTAGTTCCATCCACGTTGAGGGCGATTTGCTCCCCTTTGCTGCGACAGTAGTTGGGGCTCGATGTGTTGATGGTCATATCCAACTCAACCTGCACAGGTCACATTTGGAACGCCATTATAAGACGTTACTGAAAAGACAAGCTGCTGTGCTTTCTGAATGCTCTACTAATTTCTACCCTGCTGGGAACTGCAGAGGTATTCATGGGTGTTGGGTGTGTCTGGCAGTGGGGGAGACTGTGGGGAAGGCAGTGGGGGAGGCAGTCTTACCTTCTGCTGCTTGGGTTTGATCTTAGCAGACAGGTGAGTGACGTCATCGTACGTCATAGAGGAGGGCCGGACGGGATACTAGGAGGAGGATTTAGATTAAATTTATTTTGACTACGTTTTGATTCCTTTTGgaaggtgggtgggggtgtaagccTTACCTGAAACAGGTAGAGTTTATCCACAAGGCTTTTGGCCAGGTAAACATCGATCTAAAAACAAAGAGTGAGTCagtgaatgagaaagagagtcagagagagagggagaaatagggagggagagagtcagagggaaaTAGAGCCCAggaaagagtaaaaaaaaaaaaaaaaaaagccatgACTTGCAGTATACAATATGATAACATCCTCCCTGTGTCATGAGTCATGACAATCACTTATTTCTATCCCTCGCCTGCCTTCCTAGTAAACTGAATGAATGTCTGACACATTTTCAGTCCAACAAGTTAATCGGGTACCTCCTTACAAtctcatgtttgttttttagatGTTTTTAACTAGCGCAGTATCACGATTTATGCTCCCATAGTTTACATGGCtggggtacatttacatttagtcatttagcagacactcttatccagagcgacttacagtaagtacagggacattctccccgaggcaagtagggtgaagtgccttgcccaaggacacaacgtcattttgcacggccgggaatcgaactggcaaccttcagattactagtccgcttccctaaccgctcagccacctgactccctgtcagGGTAGGCGAGAATTAGCGTTCTTAAATTTACTTCTGGGTTAATCGGGTGAATGTCCCCCACCTCTTGTATGATCGGGTCATCGTCCTCCCCGCTGGCCATAGTGAGGAGGCAGACGTCGGCAGGAGGGCACCAGTAGACCTCAGGACACCTAGAATCACAGAATCGCAAAATAAAACGTCGTTACAATCTGGTACAGATATCCAAAAATATTTAACCATGGACCCTTCCCCGGGTCCATGGTTAAATGACAAACGACTGTTGTCTGATGCAATGTGTGCAGTACCAGTCAAAGCGATGCCTACAATTCTCCAACGCCGTTGAGGGTTATTATAGTGACATGGTAGTTTTAATTTAATCGTATCTACAGCTGCAAGAACTGTGCTTTAATATAACACAAGTGTCGACTGCATGATCCGAATTATGTCAGTTTAACCAGCTTCCCAGTCATCACCGTAATGCATAACTATGCTAACAAGCTAGTTTGTGCATACTAAATAGCGATATACGTTACAAAACATTAACACACGTTAAAAGTAGTGATATTTTTGCTAGCTCGTAGTTGTATGGTGGTCATAACTAGCACCATAATCAGTTTGGAGCTGGATATCATTACAGAATACTGTATCCCTACCAACGTGTAGTAGACGTAGGGAAGTGTAAATCAAAACCATAACTGGGTTGCTAGCTGTAAACAAGCTAGCTCTGTGTGTGCTAGCCATCATTGACATTAGACCACTTTATGGCATCTCATCGTGGTCACCTAGACCTCCAGTGTAGCACTAGTGGTAAAAAGAGTATGCTTAGAAAGCCACCGCAAGGTAATTTGGCTAACGTTTTAATAATACTAGCTAGCTATGCATTCTCTGAGTGACACAGCACTAGACGAACCACCGAAACACCCGTGGAATAACTACAAGATGCAAACAGACATATACGGTAGAAACAAGGTTAGCCGGTGAAGATTGGCAGATAGGCTAGCAAATTACATAACATAAAAAACATAACGATAGCTCACGTGAACTATTGAACTTCTAGCTAGCGTAGCTAGCTACATATTGACAATCCCAAATGAGTATGTTTCTAGGCCCCGGTTATTCTAACCACTTCAGATTAATCTGTGGAATGGGTGTAATCAGCATGCCTTACCCGCACACTTCAGCGTGAACTTGAGTTTATTCCATTCGCGTtatgggagaaaaaaaacaatttgatGGGGGACGAGCTAGAGATGCCCAGTGAGACAGTTCAAGTctagtgtagctagctagttgcCATGTTGCATCCTGATTGCTTCTCAGACACGTGGGGAGGAGCTGCTGTTTGCATGCCCACAATGCAAAGCGAACATGCtcgatactttttttttttttttttcggcaGATGGCGATAGCAACTAAGCTAATATTTTTTGCTTCTACTGAATGATCCCTGAGCAGTCtgctaaaagcgtctgctaaaaaaaaggaataaatgtaaatgtagctgtaaagGTTTCACTTTTTCgaaaaaacaaacactttaAAATTTAAATACAACCGGCGATTTATTAGTTTTATCATCACAAAGACTGCAAAAACTattggcagcggtgggatttgaacccacgcctccggagagactggagccttaatccagcgccttagaccgctcggccacgctaccgtTGCAAGGTTGGTAGGAAGTCGTCTACATAAAGATGATTTCCTCAGATTCTTCGAATTAATCAATATGTGGTTTAgtccaatatgtaggtctggaTAAGATTTATGGAGTTCCATAAAtatgttgttttgttgttgccaGAGGGGCTCCTGCATGTTGATTATGTGTAAATACTACTTATAATAGGCCTACGTTATGTTTGAAGTAAACGTATTCTAATAGTtgtgaaaaatatttttgaagttTGTAAAACGTGTGTGTCAGGTTCTTGGAATCAGCTTTCTTGTTTTGTTTCGTCTTTTTAGCCCTGCTCAGCAATCTTTCAACAGAATTGAATAAAATGCAAATTACATTTATTAAACATTTCCATACTACAAACTTCCATGCATTCTTTTTAACATACAATACATGTAAACGTAACATTTGTAACAGTCTAGCATTTGTCAAGTGCCAAGCCATAGTAAACAGATCATCTTATTCCTGATAAAGCTTTTTGGGTGTTTACTAAACCCACAGAAACACTCTTGTTTATTCGGCGAGTGCTTCTTCAGAATGAAACCGCAGGCCAGGGTTTCCCTATTTTGTCCAACTACCCCGTTTTGATCTggaaaaatataacaataacgACCTCAATCATAATGAAACTACAATGTTTCACTTTTGTAGTGTCAAGAAAGGAGTTATGATAGTTAAGTGCAAGACACTCAAGACACAACATCAAAGCGTTTTTATACTACACACAGAATACTTTAATGACCAGCTATGACAGTTAATTATAGATTAACGTTTATTTTGATTCACCAATGATCGATCACATGGCGGAAACAAAATCTCCGTACCGGACCGGTTGTTTTTTACTGTCACGTCAAAGACAGATCACCCGTTTTTGTCggttctgtttctttgtcccGCTACGCCTTTTACAATTCCAGCCTATAGGGACCTTATAGGCTCCCTATAGGGTCACGACCCCGAGTTaaattgtaaaaaaagaaaagggctCGTGACCCCAACGTGACAGAACGCTGTAGAAAGCAAATTACGAATGAGTTTGGTTCCTCAATCCCGCTCCTTACATTAAACGTAAAGCGAGTGATGCTAACAAATTAAACCGCTATACTAACATATTCTATCCGTATGTTTTAACGAGCTGCATTCAAAGGTCACTCTCAACTAGTGTTGGCCACGCACCTATGATTATTGATTATGAGCGATAGAAGATGGTAATATAATTTTATTCACTGTTGTAGCCCCACATCAAAGTATCAAATgtgtgatgtaaaaaaaaaaaaaatcttttttttagccccccccctccccccaccggaTATTTACAGGGCAACAGGGCAAAGTAGTTAGGGAAACCCTGACACCGCATGGAAGGGGAAGACACTGGAACACAGCTTGACATGGATAAGAACCAGAGCAGCTGTCCTTACAGAGTTCAGCTGTAGAGCAGGACAGTCTCATTACCACAAGACTGAGGTCACACTGCCACGCCAGCACAGAAATCACACCAACATTTTTTTATAAATTGTAAACATTTCAGGACTGAGGCATTTCAAACATCGGCCTGGCCGTCCATTTTTTTCCAGCCGTAGTTTTGTTCTGTTgttatataaataataatataaactgGCTGGAGCAGTTGCCATCGGATGGGCCTCCACCCACAGGAGCTGCGGGAGGGGTTAGGTTGGCCTCTCTCCTAGTCCGCCTCCTCAATCAGAGACCACGCCTCCTCAGCCTTCATGTAGTACTGGTTGGCCAGTCGGCCCTTTATGGCCTCCATAGCTGCATCTGCAGCCTCCGTAAACAGGTCACCTGGAggccagggagcaggggtgagggaggggtgagggtgggggagggggaggtgtagaagTATCAGAAATACAATTCAAACTCCCTTCAACCCATCCTGCAGGAAATTCCAGAACTACAGGATGAAGAGCTAcccccctcctcgccctctccctcctctcctctcctcccccacctcacctgccctctGGGGGTCAGGCTCCAGGCCGTGGCCCCCCTCCAGGTACATCTCAGCCTCTCGGGCCAGCAGCAGGTAGCGGGGCTTGTCCTGTATGCCGTCGTACTCCCCCCCCTCGTCGTAGTCCGTCATGTTCAGGGCACAGCCGTACCAGCGCACCGCCTCCCGCCAGCTGGGACTCCTGAGGAAGCAGGGTTTAGGGTCTCGTTTgactgaggtcagaggtcacccagAGAGTGCATGAAGAAGGCACAGCAGAAGATCTGGGATCAGTGGAGGGTTCTGAACGGTGTTCAGGAGGTCAAGGAATGTCCGGCGTTTACTAGGCACAGTGTAaggtaaccacatctcagcgtGTCTGAGGGGTTGGtgcctggggtgtgtgtatgagcgggggggggggggggggtatgtgtggtgggtggtgggcctgggtgtgtgtgtgtgacagaccttTCTGATGGGAGGTTGATGCCCGTGTCGAAGGCCTGGGCCACCAGGATCATGCACTGCCTGTCCCCAGCTTCTGCTGCCCGGAGCAGGTACATGAAGCCCTTCCTGCGGTTCCCCCGGGTGTCCTGGGGAAGGAACAACAGGTCAGACCAGGGTAGATACCATATAGTGTACCCcctactccacacacacacacacacacacctccagctcGATGTCTGACAGGATCTGGTGAGGCAGCTGGAGGTAGCACTGTCCCAGGGCCACGATGGCCTCCAGCTCCCCACACATGGCAGCCCTCTCCAGGTGGTACATGGCAGAGTTCTGGTCCCACGCCTCCTCCTTGTCGCAGAAGCGGCCCCCCTCGTGGTAGCGCACCATCGCTAGGTGCACCTGGGAgggcaggtgaggagagggatgtagaggcagagagagagacaaagtcagGCTCCTCCCGTGCTCATACACTTCCTGTGTGCCGGCATCTCCTcacttcccccctccacctcattctcaccccctccctcaccttccccctccccctcacctccccccctccccctcattctcaccccctccctcacctccccccctccccctcattctcaccccctccctcacctccccccctccccctcattctcaccccctacctcacctccccccctccccctcattctcaccccctccctcacctccccccctccccctcattctcaccccctccctcacctccccccctccccctcattctcaccccctccctcaccttcccccctccccctcattctcaccccctccctcaccttcccccctccacctcattctcaccccctccctcacctccccccctccccctcattctcaccccctccctcacctccccccctccccctcattctcaccccctccctcaccttcccccctccccctcattctcaccccctccctcaccttcccccctccccctcattctcaccccctccctcaccttcccccctccccctcattctcaccccctccctcacctcccccctccacctcattctcaccccctccctcaccttcccccctccccctcattctcaccccctccctcaccttccccctccccctcattctcaccccctccctcacctccccctcattctcaccccctccctccccctcattctcaccccctccctcaccttccccctccccctcattctcaccccctccctcacctcccccccctcattctcaccccctccctcacctccccccctccccctcattctcaccccctccctcccccccccccctcccgtccgCTCACCTTCCCTAGGATGGACTGGCCGATCTTCTTGTCCAGCAGAAGGGAGTTgagtctctccatctccacggCGACGCAGGACGGGCGATGTATGTGAGCTCTGGCTGAGTGGTAGAAGTTCCACTTCTCCTCCGTCAGCTGGACACAACAACACAGTCAGGACAAGGCCGGGGCTGAACAGGAACACCTACCACAACCATGCAGCACCGACAGCAGCAGCAATAACCACCACCACAAGCACAACCACAGCGGTAGCATTAGCAGTACCGGTAGCATTAGCTACTGCAGTAGCTACAGCAGTACACGTAGCATTAGCAGTAGATATAGCAGTACCAGTCGCATTAGCAGTACCAAAAACGTTAGCAGTAGCATTAGCACCAGTTTACAGCAGCACCAGTTACTGTACCATtagacacataggcctacagtcAACCAGTCTGACCAGGTTTATTACCCAGCTGATTTCAGTACAGGGATGACTGAATGTAGAGGGAGATGTAATTGAATGGAGGGGTTAATGTGATTGAACAGAGAAgattgtgagggtttggttGCACTTTCCGCTGCAAGCGTGTTGTAgcgtcctctgtgtgtgtgtgtgggtgtgtgtgtgtgtcacagcagCAGGAGAAGCATGGATCAGGAGCAGTCATGCGGGGGAGAGAATCACCGAGTTATTCTCTGGCGTGTCTGGATTAGAGGGACAGTTAGGAGAAACTCTGCTTCCTGCTAGCACCATTCTCTAGGAGAGAAAATGGGAAGTAGCAGTTATGTAGAGGTGAGGCTGTAttaggggggaggagaacagctacaggagggagggatgatgaagGAAACACAGGATGAAGGATGGTTTATTACATTCTGATGAAGATGGTTGTGGTGCACATTTACCTACCCGTCTAACACTGTCCTCGTCGGACTCTGAGAAGGGTCGGCCGTACCGGGGGCGTGCCTGCATGGGGACAGACAGCAGGTTAACACTGCTGCCAGGATATGAGGTCATAGTCTGCTAGTCAAACAAGAGCGTTACTTTGCTGCTCAAACAAAAGTATTATGTCTGTGTCCATATTATCGTTTTTTTAATTTGACAAAAAAGCGCTGTTGGGATTCTGGGGAAGGTGTTCGGGTTGCCTCTAGATATACTTTGGGTATTGATCATCATGGGGTATCAGTCTAGATATACAGTAGGTCTAAAGCTgaagggagggttggaggtCTAGATATACAGTAGGTCTAAAgctgaagggaggggtggaggggtggaggtctgtACCCCGTCTACGTGCTCGTTGGGGTCCCCTtcgctcctcctctcactgGGGCAGCCGCTGTCCCCGCCGTTTTCCGGGTCCTGGGGACATGCAAGGAGCCGTGACATCAGACACACGCATGTTCATGTTGTGGGATCGTGACACGGGCAGCTTGTATCCTATGGGCAGGCCTGACGCCTGGCTCACCTTGTGTTCCGGGCTGTGATGATCGTTCATCTCGTTCATGAAGAACAAACCTGTGGACAGAAATTCCTTACATTGACCTAGGTGTGAGTTtgtcgtgtgtgcgtgtgtctgaacCACCTCCAGCAGTGTGTTAGGACTGCGTTAGCTCCTGTGCTCACCCATGGGAGACCTCCCCACAGAGCCgtgcaggtggaggggggagcagggcacAGAGTCCCCCTCGCTCACGCTCTCGTCCACGGAGGACGTCTCCGACAGGCGGGACAGCAGGAGCGGGGCCTGGCCGCAGGAGAGGGTGCGGACACGGGCGGAGCCACATGGCTCCTCACAGCCCCTCAGCACTGTCTGGGCAGtcttctggagggggggggggggggggggaaggaggagcaaAAGATggatgagatgagaggataAGACGAACATTTAGCAAAGTTACTAGAATGCGGATACAATGTGAGTTCTGTTGTGTTGGTGTTCCCCTGGTTGCCCTGGCGACTCTGCACCGTTAGGCGCCGGCCTCACCAGAAGCTTGTTGGTGAAGTCCAGCTGGGTCTTCTCTGCCGGGGCCAGGTCAAAGGGCGTGAGGCCCATGCTCTTGCAGATCTTGTTACACAGGTGAGAGTGGAAGAACAGCGCCATGCCCCGGATacctgagtcacacacacacacagtgagtattTCTATCTGTATAGACGTAGTGGGAAATACTCAAGCAGGCTGATAAGCCTAACCTTAACTGAACTTGTTCTGATCCCCACATTCTTAAAAATAGTATACAAGAGCAGATACGCGCAGATAAGAGAGAGTAGATAAGAGCAGAACAGAGTAGACCAGAGCAGATAAGACAAAAAGGAGAAGACTGGAAGTCCCTGTCTCTAAGCCTGCCTCTAAGCCTGCCTCTAAGCATGCCTCTAAGCATGTCTCTAAGCCTGCCTCTAAGCCTGCGTCTAAGCCTGCGTCTAAGCCTGCCTCTAAGCCTGCCTCTAAACCAGGGCTTGGTGACGGTGAGAGAGCCCTACCCAGGTTTCCATCTCCAAAGTCGGTTCCCTTCTCTGTGTGGATCTGGGGGTCTGTGTAGAGGTCTCCCACACCCTGGATGTCCACCACTATCAGCTGGTGACCCGAACGCTCAAACGAGAAATGACTGAacgcctggaggagagagggagagcggaggTGGAGGTCAGTTCAGGAGAGAAGTAAAGTTCATAACATCCTCCAAACCCATCCTTTAATAACagttcagagacagagaggaagagaggagggagagagagagaggaagagaggatggagagagagagaggaagagaggagggagagagagaaagagagggcaggagagagagaggacgagagagagagggcgagagagagagggcgagagagagagggcgagagagagagggcggtcACCTGAGGGGTGAGTCTGATGTTGTCGTCCCGGACGAAGCCAGAGTTGGAGTTGTACTTGATGTACTTTCCCTCGATGTAGTGCTCCAGGTGGAACAGAGGCCGGCCAGGTCGCTCAGTCatctccaccacacacatctGCATGATGTCcacctgggagggagaggagacgtgGGCACGAGGAGACAAGAACCATCCTGCAGCTGGCTGCTTTGGGGAGTAGCCTGCATGAGGACAGGAAGTTCATCCCTCTGCCTGTTTatgcatcctgtctgtctgtccgtccataCAGCATAATACATCCTCTGGCCATCCATCTATCCAGAATCACTCCGTCCATCAAGCAATAGGTTGATTCGtcaatccattcatccatctacCTGCTTATCCATCACATCCATCTACCTGCTTATCCATCACATCCATCTACCTGCTTATCCATCACATCCATCTACCTGCTTATCCATCACATCCATCAAACAtaaacctctctcccccctccctcctccccctccctccttcccctccctccttcctccctccctccttcctccccctccctccacccctccacccctccctccacccctccctccttcctccccctccctccacccctccctccctccttcctccccctccctccctcctccccctccctccacccctccctccctcctccctccacccctccctcctcccctccctcctccccctccctccctcctcccctccctccacccctccctccctcct from Osmerus eperlanus chromosome 12, fOsmEpe2.1, whole genome shotgun sequence encodes:
- the eef2k gene encoding eukaryotic elongation factor 2 kinase isoform X2, translated to MDGDLMFRMEEVSNTVPPLRQGQRSQRATSVSDADLSDEEDEYYPMCPITEDLVTPAKDICDYLQNLVQNGTLSNSQPKNSFTYREPETKPAAVTSESARATWKHAIAKAKAMPDPWAEFHLEEVKTEPCIRYRYSAVKGEWAQDEVHIKMAAQPFGQGAMRECFRTKKLSNFSHSSNWKSASNYVAKRYMLPVDREVYFEDVRLQMEAKLWGEEYNRHRPPKQVDIMQMCVVEMTERPGRPLFHLEHYIEGKYIKYNSNSGFVRDDNIRLTPQAFSHFSFERSGHQLIVVDIQGVGDLYTDPQIHTEKGTDFGDGNLGIRGMALFFHSHLCNKICKSMGLTPFDLAPAEKTQLDFTNKLLKTAQTVLRGCEEPCGSARVRTLSCGQAPLLLSRLSETSSVDESVSEGDSVPCSPLHLHGSVGRSPMGLFFMNEMNDHHSPEHKDPENGGDSGCPSERRSEGDPNEHVDGARPRYGRPFSESDEDSVRRRMVLAGSRVSPNCPSNPDTPENNSLTEEKWNFYHSARAHIHRPSCVAVEMERLNSLLLDKKIGQSILGKVHLAMVRYHEGGRFCDKEEAWDQNSAMYHLERAAMCGELEAIVALGQCYLQLPHQILSDIELEDTRGNRRKGFMYLLRAAEAGDRQCMILVAQAFDTGINLPSERSPSWREAVRWYGCALNMTDYDEGGEYDGIQDKPRYLLLAREAEMYLEGGHGLEPDPQRAGDLFTEAADAAMEAIKGRLANQYYMKAEEAWSLIEEAD
- the eef2k gene encoding eukaryotic elongation factor 2 kinase isoform X3, which translates into the protein MDGDLMFRMEEVSNTVPPLRQGQRSQRATSVSDADLSDEEDEYYPMCPITEDLVTPAKDICDYLQNLVQNGTLSNSQPKNSFTYRATWKHAIAKAKAMPDPWAEFHLEEVKTEPCIRYRYSAVKGEWAQDEVHIKMAAQPFGQGAMRECFRTKKLSNFSHSSNWKSASNYVAKRYMLPVDREVYFEDVRLQMEAKLWGEEYNRHRPPKQVDIMQMCVVEMTERPGRPLFHLEHYIEGKYIKYNSNSGFVRDDNIRLTPQAFSHFSFERSGHQLIVVDIQGVGDLYTDPQIHTEKGTDFGDGNLGIRGMALFFHSHLCNKICKSMGLTPFDLAPAEKTQLDFTNKLLKTAQTVLRGCEEPCGSARVRTLSCGQAPLLLSRLSETSSVDESVSEGDSVPCSPLHLHGSVGRSPMGLFFMNEMNDHHSPEHKDPENGGDSGCPSERRSEGDPNEHVDGARPRYGRPFSESDEDSVRRRMVLAGSRVSPNCPSNPDTPENNSLTEEKWNFYHSARAHIHRPSCVAVEMERLNSLLLDKKIGQSILGKVHLAMVRYHEGGRFCDKEEAWDQNSAMYHLERAAMCGELEAIVALGQCYLQLPHQILSDIELEDTRGNRRKGFMYLLRAAEAGDRQCMILVAQAFDTGINLPSERSPSWREAVRWYGCALNMTDYDEGGEYDGIQDKPRYLLLAREAEMYLEGGHGLEPDPQRAGDLFTEAADAAMEAIKGRLANQYYMKAEEAWSLIEEAD
- the eef2k gene encoding eukaryotic elongation factor 2 kinase isoform X4; the encoded protein is MDGDLMFRMEEVSNTVPPLRQGQRSQRATSVSDADLSDEEDEYYPMCPITEDLVTPAKDICDYLQNLVQNGTLSNSQPKNSFTYRKEPETKPAAVTSESARATWKHAIAKAKAMPDPWAEFHLEEVKTEPCIRYRYSAVKGEWAQDEVHIKMAAQPFGQGAMRECFRTKKLSNFSHSSNWKSASNYVAKRYMLPVDREVYFEDVRLQMEAKLWGEEYNRHRPPKQVDIMQMCVVEMTERPGRPLFHLEHYIEGKYIKYNSNSGFVRDDNIRLTPQAFSHFSFERSGHQLIVVDIQGVGDLYTDPQIHTEKGTDFGDGNLGIRGMALFFHSHLCNKICKSMGLTPFDLAPAEKTQLDFTNKLLKTAQTVLRGCEEPCGSARVRTLSCGQAPLLLSRLSETSSVDESVSEGDSVPCSPLHLHGSVGRSPMGLFFMNEMNDHHSPEHKDPENGGDSGCPSERRSEGDPNEHVDGARPRYGRPFSESDEDSVRRLTEEKWNFYHSARAHIHRPSCVAVEMERLNSLLLDKKIGQSILGKVHLAMVRYHEGGRFCDKEEAWDQNSAMYHLERAAMCGELEAIVALGQCYLQLPHQILSDIELEDTRGNRRKGFMYLLRAAEAGDRQCMILVAQAFDTGINLPSERSPSWREAVRWYGCALNMTDYDEGGEYDGIQDKPRYLLLAREAEMYLEGGHGLEPDPQRAGDLFTEAADAAMEAIKGRLANQYYMKAEEAWSLIEEAD
- the eef2k gene encoding eukaryotic elongation factor 2 kinase isoform X1 encodes the protein MDGDLMFRMEEVSNTVPPLRQGQRSQRATSVSDADLSDEEDEYYPMCPITEDLVTPAKDICDYLQNLVQNGTLSNSQPKNSFTYRKEPETKPAAVTSESARATWKHAIAKAKAMPDPWAEFHLEEVKTEPCIRYRYSAVKGEWAQDEVHIKMAAQPFGQGAMRECFRTKKLSNFSHSSNWKSASNYVAKRYMLPVDREVYFEDVRLQMEAKLWGEEYNRHRPPKQVDIMQMCVVEMTERPGRPLFHLEHYIEGKYIKYNSNSGFVRDDNIRLTPQAFSHFSFERSGHQLIVVDIQGVGDLYTDPQIHTEKGTDFGDGNLGIRGMALFFHSHLCNKICKSMGLTPFDLAPAEKTQLDFTNKLLKTAQTVLRGCEEPCGSARVRTLSCGQAPLLLSRLSETSSVDESVSEGDSVPCSPLHLHGSVGRSPMGLFFMNEMNDHHSPEHKDPENGGDSGCPSERRSEGDPNEHVDGARPRYGRPFSESDEDSVRRRMVLAGSRVSPNCPSNPDTPENNSLTEEKWNFYHSARAHIHRPSCVAVEMERLNSLLLDKKIGQSILGKVHLAMVRYHEGGRFCDKEEAWDQNSAMYHLERAAMCGELEAIVALGQCYLQLPHQILSDIELEDTRGNRRKGFMYLLRAAEAGDRQCMILVAQAFDTGINLPSERSPSWREAVRWYGCALNMTDYDEGGEYDGIQDKPRYLLLAREAEMYLEGGHGLEPDPQRAGDLFTEAADAAMEAIKGRLANQYYMKAEEAWSLIEEAD